The following proteins come from a genomic window of Synechococcus sp. BIOS-E4-1:
- the ctpZ gene encoding carboxyl-terminal processing protease CtpZ, whose protein sequence is MLPTVNGWSDRLRRLAFGLASAILIVLLASPHALALNDAQQLVVESWRLVNQGYLDPEQFDRIRWKRLRQKALENTIESSEEAYSAIETMLLPLNDPYTRLLRPADYEVMKASNEGNLSGVGLQLGHRQDSTATVVIAPLEGSPAADAGIVSGTEVLAVNGESVETLGLETTAARLRGAVGSQVVLTVLPPQEVQQQEITLERRNIDLRPVRTRRLRSDTHTLGYIRITQFSEGVPEQVRAAIDELSDKSVEGLVLDLRNNSGGLVSAGLAVADAFLNQQPIVETRNRSGIADPIQAGPEVLYSGPMVTLVNGGTASASEILAGALQDDERSLLLGSNTFGKGLIQTLTNLSDGSGLAVTVAGYVTPSGRDIQGEGITPDRILDGPEPLNPGGEGDRWLTDAELVLQSMIDQEASQASADPMPITDEIEAEPMS, encoded by the coding sequence ATGTTGCCGACTGTTAACGGATGGTCAGATCGTCTGCGACGGCTGGCTTTTGGATTGGCGAGTGCCATCCTCATCGTCCTGCTTGCTAGCCCGCACGCCCTGGCGCTTAACGATGCGCAGCAACTGGTGGTGGAAAGCTGGCGATTGGTGAATCAGGGATATCTGGACCCTGAACAGTTCGATCGGATCCGCTGGAAGCGCCTTCGCCAGAAGGCACTTGAAAACACGATTGAAAGCAGCGAAGAGGCTTACAGCGCCATCGAAACGATGCTGCTGCCGCTGAATGATCCCTACACACGCCTGCTGAGACCTGCGGACTACGAGGTGATGAAGGCCAGTAACGAGGGGAACCTCAGCGGTGTTGGCCTGCAACTGGGCCATCGCCAAGACAGCACCGCAACCGTGGTGATTGCTCCTCTGGAAGGATCTCCTGCAGCTGACGCCGGCATCGTCAGTGGAACTGAAGTGTTGGCAGTGAATGGCGAATCCGTTGAAACACTCGGCCTTGAAACAACTGCAGCTCGTCTCCGCGGAGCTGTGGGAAGCCAGGTGGTGCTCACGGTGCTGCCGCCGCAGGAGGTGCAGCAGCAGGAGATCACCCTGGAACGGCGCAACATCGATCTGCGACCGGTGCGGACACGGCGGCTGCGCAGTGACACCCACACACTCGGTTACATCCGCATCACACAGTTCAGTGAGGGCGTCCCCGAACAGGTCCGCGCCGCCATCGACGAGTTATCGGACAAGAGCGTGGAGGGGCTGGTGCTGGATCTCCGCAATAACTCAGGAGGACTGGTCAGTGCCGGGCTCGCGGTTGCTGATGCATTCCTCAATCAGCAACCGATTGTGGAGACCCGAAATCGCAGCGGCATCGCCGATCCAATCCAGGCAGGGCCTGAGGTGCTTTATTCGGGACCGATGGTGACACTCGTCAATGGAGGTACGGCCAGCGCCAGCGAAATTCTTGCGGGCGCCCTGCAGGACGATGAACGATCGCTGCTGCTCGGTAGCAACACCTTCGGTAAAGGCCTGATTCAAACTCTGACCAACCTCAGTGATGGCAGTGGACTTGCGGTGACTGTGGCGGGCTATGTCACCCCCAGCGGTCGGGACATTCAGGGCGAAGGCATCACACCGGACAGGATCCTGGACGGACCGGAACCCCTGAATCCCGGCGGAGAAGGTGATCGCTGGCTCACGGACGCCGAACTGGTGCTCCAGTCGATGATTGATCAGGAAGCCAGTCAGGCCAGTGCAGATCCAATGCCGATCACGGACGAGATTGAAGCGGAGCCGATGAGCTGA
- the petB gene encoding cytochrome b6, with product MANSSPVYDWFQERLEIQDIADDISSKYVPPHVNIFYCLGGITLVCFLIQFATGFAMTFYYKPTVAEAYTSVQYLMTDVSFGWLIRSVHRWSASMMVLMLILHVFRVYLTGGFKRPRELTWVTGVTMAVITVSFGVTGYSLPWDQVGYWAVKIVSGVPAAIPVVGDFMVELLRGGESVGQSTLTRFYSLHTFVMPWLLAVFMLMHFLMIRKQGISGPL from the coding sequence ATGGCGAACTCCTCACCTGTCTACGACTGGTTCCAGGAACGTCTTGAAATTCAGGACATTGCTGATGACATCAGCAGCAAGTACGTGCCTCCACACGTCAACATTTTTTACTGCCTCGGTGGAATCACACTTGTGTGCTTCCTGATTCAGTTCGCGACAGGCTTCGCGATGACCTTCTACTACAAGCCGACGGTCGCTGAGGCCTACACCTCCGTTCAGTACCTGATGACGGATGTGAGTTTCGGCTGGTTGATCCGCTCGGTCCATCGCTGGAGTGCCTCGATGATGGTGCTGATGCTGATCCTCCATGTGTTCCGTGTCTATCTGACAGGCGGTTTCAAGCGTCCCCGTGAACTCACCTGGGTCACCGGCGTGACCATGGCCGTGATCACTGTTTCCTTTGGCGTCACCGGCTATTCCCTCCCTTGGGATCAGGTTGGCTACTGGGCTGTGAAGATCGTCTCGGGTGTTCCTGCTGCCATCCCTGTGGTCGGAGACTTCATGGTTGAACTGCTTCGTGGCGGTGAAAGTGTTGGTCAGTCCACGCTGACGCGCTTTTACAGCCTTCATACCTTTGTGATGCCATGGCTTCTTGCGGTGTTCATGCTCATGCACTTCTTGATGATCCGAAAGCAAGGCATTTCCGGTCCCTTGTGA
- the petD gene encoding cytochrome b6-f complex subunit IV: MHILKKPDLTDPKMRAKLAKGMGHNYYGEPAWPNDLLYIFPVVILGTIACIVGLAVLDPAMLGDKADPFATPLEILPEWYLYPVFQILRVVPNKLLGIALQTLVPLGLMLVPFIESFNKFQNPFRRPVAMAVFLFGTATTIYLGIGAAMPIDKSLTLGLF, encoded by the coding sequence ATGCACATCCTCAAGAAGCCGGATCTGACTGATCCCAAAATGCGCGCCAAGCTCGCCAAGGGCATGGGCCACAACTATTACGGCGAACCAGCCTGGCCCAACGACCTTCTCTACATCTTCCCGGTCGTGATTCTGGGCACCATTGCCTGCATTGTCGGTCTCGCCGTCTTGGATCCAGCCATGCTTGGCGATAAGGCAGATCCCTTCGCAACACCTTTGGAAATTCTTCCTGAGTGGTATCTCTATCCGGTCTTTCAGATCCTGAGGGTTGTTCCTAACAAACTTCTGGGGATCGCTCTTCAGACTCTTGTCCCACTGGGTCTGATGCTTGTTCCTTTCATCGAGAGTTTCAACAAGTTCCAAAACCCTTTCCGTCGTCCGGTTGCGATGGCTGTTTTCCTGTTCGGCACTGCCACCACCATCTACTTAGGTATCGGTGCAGCAATGCCTATCGACAAGTCACTGACCCTCGGCCTCTTCTGA
- a CDS encoding glycoside hydrolase 100 family protein codes for MAGRFSQQNQRVRPSSKEDQVVQKAREHFERTLIPLRGQLAGSVAALEHPRHDEALNYGEIFLRDNVPVMVYLLTQKRFDIVRQFLTICLDLQSTTYQTRGVFPTSFVEEEGHLIADYGQRSIGRITSVDASLWWPVLCWMYVKSSGDEEFASSQGVQRGVQLLLDLVLHPTFEGTPVLFVPDCAFMIDRPMDVWGAPLEVEVLLYGSLRCCTQLMELGRKHHNSRLLDQRLVLTRQWVHDLRQFLLKHYWVTSKTMQVLRRRPTEQYGDNQHQNEFNVQPQVIPDWLQDWLENRGGYLIGNMRTGRPDFRFYSLGNSLGCLFGLLTAPQQRALFRLTLHNRDNLMAEMPMRICHPPMESLEWQNKTGSDPKNWPWSYHNGGHWPSLLWFFGGSILLHERRHPHADVLLMGQMKALLEECYWSHLNQLPRQQWAEYFDGPTGTWVGQQSRTYQTWTIVGFLLLHHFLRVNPDDVLLLDLDEGAVPDPADDDPEGSDHDWDHQ; via the coding sequence ATGGCAGGACGCTTCAGCCAGCAGAACCAGCGTGTCCGACCGAGCTCGAAGGAAGACCAGGTGGTCCAGAAGGCCCGCGAACACTTCGAGCGAACGCTGATTCCCCTGCGTGGACAGCTGGCTGGCAGCGTCGCCGCCCTGGAACACCCCCGTCATGACGAAGCGCTCAACTACGGCGAGATCTTTCTGAGGGACAACGTTCCCGTGATGGTCTACCTGCTGACGCAGAAACGATTCGACATCGTCCGTCAGTTCCTGACCATCTGCCTTGACCTGCAGAGCACCACCTACCAAACACGAGGAGTCTTTCCCACCAGCTTCGTGGAAGAGGAAGGCCATCTCATTGCGGACTATGGCCAACGCTCCATCGGGCGGATCACATCAGTCGACGCAAGTCTCTGGTGGCCCGTTCTGTGCTGGATGTACGTGAAATCCAGTGGGGACGAGGAATTCGCCTCGAGTCAGGGTGTACAGCGCGGTGTCCAGCTGCTGCTGGACCTGGTGTTGCATCCCACCTTTGAAGGAACTCCGGTGCTGTTCGTACCGGACTGCGCGTTCATGATTGACCGTCCGATGGACGTCTGGGGAGCACCACTGGAAGTGGAGGTGTTGCTGTACGGATCTCTGCGTTGCTGCACTCAGCTCATGGAGCTGGGACGAAAGCACCACAACAGCAGGCTGCTGGACCAACGGCTGGTCCTGACCCGGCAGTGGGTTCATGACCTTCGCCAGTTTCTTCTCAAGCACTACTGGGTCACCAGCAAAACCATGCAGGTGCTGCGTCGCAGACCCACAGAACAGTACGGAGACAACCAGCACCAGAACGAATTCAATGTTCAGCCCCAGGTCATTCCTGACTGGCTGCAGGACTGGCTTGAAAACCGTGGGGGCTACCTGATCGGCAACATGCGCACAGGACGTCCTGACTTCCGCTTTTACAGCCTCGGAAATTCACTCGGCTGCCTGTTCGGACTGCTGACTGCACCACAACAACGGGCACTGTTCCGCTTGACGCTGCACAACCGCGACAACCTGATGGCTGAAATGCCGATGCGCATCTGTCATCCTCCGATGGAAAGCCTTGAGTGGCAGAACAAGACGGGTTCGGATCCGAAGAACTGGCCCTGGAGCTATCACAACGGTGGCCACTGGCCGAGCTTGTTGTGGTTCTTCGGTGGCTCCATCCTTCTGCACGAGCGTCGCCATCCCCATGCTGATGTCCTGCTGATGGGGCAGATGAAAGCACTGCTGGAGGAGTGCTACTGGAGTCATCTCAACCAATTACCGCGGCAACAGTGGGCTGAATACTTCGATGGACCAACAGGCACCTGGGTGGGTCAACAGTCCAGGACCTACCAGACCTGGACCATTGTTGGCTTCCTGCTGCTCCACCACTTCCTGCGCGTCAATCCTGATGACGTGCTGCTTCTGGACCTCGATGAAGGAGCTGTTCCTGACCCTGCGGATGATGATCCTGAGGGCAGTGATCACGACTGGGATCACCAATAA
- the mtnC gene encoding acireductone synthase, producing MIRAIVLDIEGTTCPVNFVSQTLFPFAQKNMKAALMHRSSNIEIDALVHEAIDEWRADSDPTSQTMLRQTRKKPPSTAEVEEYLQHLIRSDRKSTALKELQGIIWEKGYLSGELKSPLFSDVRPQLDAWERNGISLSVYSSGSIQAQKLLYAHTNEGDITDRFCHWFDTRTGPKLTEQSYTVIAQKLGIQSNQVLFISDHPGECDAAQRSGMNTVFCLRAGNPHQDPGDHAVVHQLCDIDLEKISAANDHQC from the coding sequence GTGATTCGGGCCATCGTTCTGGATATCGAAGGAACAACCTGTCCTGTCAATTTTGTCAGTCAGACGCTGTTTCCATTCGCCCAAAAGAACATGAAAGCGGCCTTAATGCACAGATCTAGCAATATCGAGATTGACGCATTAGTGCATGAAGCCATCGACGAATGGCGGGCTGATTCAGATCCAACCAGCCAAACAATGCTGCGCCAAACCAGGAAAAAACCACCATCAACAGCAGAGGTGGAGGAGTATCTACAACACCTGATTCGATCAGACAGGAAGTCCACGGCCCTCAAGGAGTTGCAAGGAATCATCTGGGAAAAAGGCTACTTATCAGGCGAACTGAAATCACCCTTATTCAGCGATGTACGACCACAACTCGATGCCTGGGAACGCAATGGAATCAGTCTTTCCGTGTACTCATCTGGCAGCATTCAGGCTCAGAAACTCCTTTACGCCCATACCAACGAAGGAGACATAACAGATCGTTTTTGCCATTGGTTCGACACTCGCACAGGCCCCAAGCTGACCGAGCAGAGCTATACAGTGATTGCCCAGAAACTGGGCATTCAATCCAACCAGGTGCTGTTTATCAGCGATCATCCAGGCGAATGTGATGCAGCTCAGCGGTCAGGAATGAACACTGTTTTCTGCTTGCGCGCGGGCAATCCGCATCAAGACCCTGGCGATCACGCAGTCGTACATCAACTTTGCGATATCGATCTCGAGAAGATCAGTGCAGCGAATGACCATCAATGCTGA
- the mtnB gene encoding methylthioribulose 1-phosphate dehydratase, with amino-acid sequence MIQAAEELAATMEGLHRRGWCDGTGGNFSVVVSHQPLKLLMAPSGVDKGSVQPEELIEVNSSGDVTRGAGKASAETLLHLRIIHCCGAGAVLHTHSLSGTLLSKTELEQGGVILEGWEMLKGIKGVTTHDTSVNVPIIANSQDLQTLSDSAALRLSEAPHGLLVSGHGLYAWGDDLKEARRHTEILEFLLELTWRQSLLRSHK; translated from the coding sequence TTGATTCAGGCTGCTGAAGAACTCGCAGCCACGATGGAGGGGCTGCATCGCCGCGGCTGGTGCGACGGCACCGGGGGCAACTTCAGCGTTGTGGTTTCGCATCAGCCTCTCAAACTGTTGATGGCGCCCAGCGGAGTCGACAAGGGATCAGTTCAACCAGAAGAACTGATCGAAGTGAACAGCAGCGGAGACGTTACCCGCGGAGCGGGCAAAGCAAGTGCAGAAACCCTGCTGCATCTGCGCATCATTCACTGTTGCGGAGCAGGGGCCGTGCTGCATACCCATTCCCTGTCGGGGACTCTGCTGTCGAAAACGGAGCTGGAACAAGGCGGCGTGATTCTGGAGGGCTGGGAGATGTTGAAAGGCATCAAAGGAGTGACCACCCATGACACCAGCGTCAACGTGCCCATCATTGCCAACAGCCAGGATCTACAGACCCTGAGCGACTCAGCAGCCCTGCGGTTGAGTGAAGCCCCTCATGGACTGCTGGTCTCAGGCCATGGGCTCTACGCATGGGGCGACGACCTGAAAGAAGCTCGTCGCCACACCGAGATCCTGGAATTCCTCTTGGAACTCACCTGGAGACAATCACTACTCAGGAGTCACAAGTGA
- a CDS encoding DNA-formamidopyrimidine glycosylase translates to MPELPEVETVRRGLASRLQSFVIQEAEILRERAVASPGGSTAFCRGLAGQTVGDWQRRGKYLIAQLLHPNTGEPSGCWGVHLRMTGQFQWHEEPTEPCQHTRARFWNAREQELRFVDVRSFGEMWWVPQGTATDSVITGLKRLGPEPFSEEFNAGYLQKKLKGSTRSIKAALLDQSLVAGAGNIYADESLFAAGIAPQTPAGRLNRKQLEKICESLVHVLEISIGVGGTTFSDFRDLEGVNGNYGGQAAVYRRTGQPCLNCGTAIDRVKLAGRSTHWCPTCQSGNSDAIGRRRMKRGGQGTVDSGC, encoded by the coding sequence TTGCCGGAACTTCCGGAAGTTGAGACGGTTCGTCGGGGACTGGCGAGCCGTCTTCAATCCTTTGTCATCCAGGAGGCCGAAATCCTCCGCGAGAGGGCAGTGGCAAGCCCTGGCGGTTCGACAGCCTTTTGCCGGGGGCTTGCTGGTCAGACCGTTGGTGACTGGCAGCGACGCGGTAAGTATCTGATCGCTCAGCTGCTGCATCCCAACACAGGAGAGCCCAGTGGTTGCTGGGGAGTTCATCTGCGCATGACGGGACAGTTCCAGTGGCACGAAGAGCCCACAGAGCCTTGTCAACACACACGGGCACGCTTCTGGAATGCCAGGGAGCAGGAGCTGCGTTTCGTTGACGTGCGCAGCTTCGGTGAGATGTGGTGGGTTCCACAGGGCACCGCCACTGACTCCGTGATCACAGGATTGAAGCGGCTAGGACCGGAACCCTTTAGTGAAGAGTTCAACGCCGGTTATCTGCAAAAGAAGTTGAAAGGGTCCACTCGCTCCATCAAGGCTGCCCTGCTGGACCAGTCACTGGTGGCAGGAGCAGGCAATATCTATGCCGATGAAAGCCTCTTCGCAGCAGGCATTGCACCCCAAACACCCGCAGGCAGGCTCAACCGCAAACAACTTGAAAAAATCTGCGAAAGCCTTGTGCACGTCCTCGAGATCAGCATCGGCGTTGGTGGCACAACCTTCAGTGATTTCCGTGACCTTGAAGGCGTCAACGGCAATTACGGAGGGCAGGCAGCGGTCTATCGACGCACTGGGCAACCCTGTTTGAACTGCGGCACTGCCATTGATCGGGTCAAGCTTGCGGGTCGCAGCACCCATTGGTGCCCCACCTGCCAATCCGGAAACTCGGATGCGATAGGACGGAGAAGGATGAAACGCGGGGGGCAAGGAACCGTTGATTCAGGCTGCTGA
- a CDS encoding photosystem I reaction center subunit IV translates to MAISRGDMVRIKRPESFWFNDVGKVASIDTSGIRYPVVVRFEQVNYNGLQGSDGGINTNNFALDELEPA, encoded by the coding sequence ATGGCGATCTCCCGCGGTGACATGGTGCGGATCAAGCGCCCTGAGTCCTTCTGGTTCAACGATGTCGGCAAGGTCGCCTCAATCGACACGTCGGGCATCCGTTACCCAGTCGTGGTCCGATTCGAACAGGTCAACTACAACGGCCTGCAGGGTTCGGACGGTGGCATCAACACCAACAACTTTGCGCTCGACGAACTCGAGCCGGCCTGA
- a CDS encoding ATP-dependent DNA helicase RecQ: MDLLLDALKRYYGWSDFRPGQRPVVECLLQGQDCLAVLPTGGGKSLCYQLPALVRSGLVVVISPLVALMEDQVLQLRRRGIAAACLHGGIEPVQRRQTLEQLNEGSLRLLYLAPERLQGEATRAVLQEHAAKGQLVALAVDEAHCISAWGHDFRPDYRRLGELRALCPGVPLVALSATAAPRVRADLLRLLHLRRPLIQVGSARRHNLHYAMRRRVGDPLQDVMEALEKARGACLIYARTRVSVERWTERLCANGIQAIAYHAGLEPEVRHRALEHFLGAQDPVLVATVAFGMGVDRPDVGLVLHLDLPSTPEGYLQESGRAGRDGKPAHCLVLFSPRDRTSLGWAMQSALRRSSASNAVEESRRIELAQQQLRRMEAVAEGETCREQALLLSVGELVPPCGRCDRCLSGASRQDWSDQATAVLELLAEVHGTDARRLSERLNAEEGRSVHWGWLTRRLVQEELIHETDDGSQRLYLKESGRRFLRQPWPLHYAA; the protein is encoded by the coding sequence TTGGACCTGCTGTTGGATGCGCTCAAGCGCTATTACGGCTGGTCCGATTTCCGGCCAGGGCAGCGTCCCGTTGTGGAGTGCCTATTGCAGGGGCAGGACTGCTTGGCAGTGCTGCCGACCGGTGGAGGCAAGTCTCTTTGTTACCAGTTGCCTGCCCTGGTGAGATCAGGGCTTGTGGTCGTGATCTCACCATTGGTCGCGCTCATGGAGGATCAGGTTCTCCAGTTGAGACGTCGAGGCATCGCAGCGGCCTGTCTTCACGGTGGAATCGAGCCAGTTCAGAGACGCCAGACGCTCGAGCAACTCAACGAAGGCTCTTTGCGGCTGTTGTATCTCGCGCCGGAGCGTCTTCAGGGTGAAGCCACCCGTGCCGTTCTGCAGGAGCATGCCGCCAAAGGACAGCTGGTGGCGCTCGCTGTGGATGAAGCCCACTGCATCAGCGCCTGGGGGCATGACTTCCGTCCTGATTACCGCCGGCTGGGAGAGTTGCGGGCACTCTGTCCAGGGGTCCCATTGGTGGCCCTCAGTGCCACGGCTGCCCCCAGGGTCAGGGCAGATCTTCTCCGTCTTCTGCATCTCCGGCGGCCGCTGATTCAGGTGGGATCGGCTCGGCGTCACAACCTGCACTACGCCATGCGCCGGCGGGTTGGAGATCCTCTGCAGGATGTCATGGAAGCTTTGGAGAAGGCCCGCGGCGCCTGTCTGATTTACGCCCGCACCCGTGTTTCGGTGGAGCGCTGGACTGAGCGTCTCTGTGCCAACGGGATTCAGGCCATCGCCTATCACGCCGGTCTTGAGCCTGAGGTTCGGCATCGGGCCCTCGAACATTTCCTGGGAGCGCAGGATCCCGTGCTGGTGGCCACTGTGGCTTTCGGTATGGGGGTGGACCGGCCTGATGTCGGCTTGGTTCTGCACCTGGATCTCCCGAGCACCCCGGAGGGCTATCTGCAGGAGTCAGGTCGTGCCGGGCGTGATGGCAAGCCGGCTCACTGTTTGGTGTTGTTCTCGCCGAGAGATCGAACCAGTCTTGGATGGGCGATGCAGAGTGCGCTGCGCCGTTCGTCCGCCAGCAATGCTGTTGAAGAATCGCGTCGGATTGAACTGGCGCAGCAGCAGTTGCGCCGTATGGAGGCCGTTGCAGAGGGCGAAACCTGCCGAGAACAGGCTCTGCTGCTGTCCGTCGGTGAACTGGTTCCTCCCTGTGGCCGCTGTGATCGCTGTCTCTCCGGTGCCTCAAGGCAGGACTGGTCTGACCAGGCCACGGCTGTCTTGGAGTTGCTGGCCGAGGTTCACGGCACGGACGCCCGCAGGCTGAGTGAACGGCTTAACGCTGAAGAAGGTCGTTCGGTGCACTGGGGATGGCTCACGCGGCGGCTGGTTCAGGAGGAGTTGATCCATGAAACCGATGACGGCAGCCAGCGCCTGTATTTGAAGGAAAGCGGCCGGCGCTTTCTGCGTCAGCCCTGGCCCTTGCACTACGCCGCTTAG
- a CDS encoding LysM peptidoglycan-binding domain-containing protein, whose product MRRTLLTVLAAMALTPIASHGSSVTVKSGETLSDIAARYGVSMNSLMRLNGIRNSDHVEAGQTLRLPGSVSAGKGRHNVRSGDTLSGIAAQYRVSERQLMALNALSSADHVEIGQTLKLPSNAVLPQAKPRATAKPVPIQAKPNAISHTVARGQTLTQIARAYDIPITSLININAIQNPNQVNIGTQLMLRSTESNSNASIATSTTPAERQPLATESQPQEQKPAQAQSKTESVKPTAANPATVKPEAAKPAAAKPKVVKPVTTAKASQTATTNVQPKPASWRTYGPLQVDWGNWQSMGGSEVAPTLNSDGQSLYVAVNCSARKINATGANGMWKSWIAPQSEFEKSLVKDRCTAAKG is encoded by the coding sequence ATGCGCCGCACCCTCCTGACCGTCCTGGCCGCAATGGCCCTGACACCAATCGCCAGTCATGGCTCCAGCGTGACGGTCAAGTCAGGTGAGACCCTCTCGGATATTGCCGCTCGCTATGGCGTATCGATGAACAGTCTGATGCGCCTGAACGGGATCAGAAACTCAGACCATGTAGAGGCCGGCCAGACACTTCGGTTACCGGGGAGCGTTTCAGCCGGAAAAGGCCGGCACAACGTGCGGTCCGGAGACACTCTCAGCGGCATTGCCGCGCAGTACAGAGTCAGTGAGCGTCAGTTGATGGCCCTGAATGCGCTGTCGAGTGCTGATCATGTTGAGATCGGTCAGACCCTGAAGCTGCCCAGCAACGCGGTGCTTCCTCAGGCAAAGCCCAGAGCCACAGCCAAACCGGTGCCGATTCAGGCCAAGCCAAATGCCATCTCCCACACCGTGGCCCGCGGCCAGACGCTCACCCAGATCGCCAGGGCCTACGACATCCCGATCACGTCATTGATCAACATCAATGCCATCCAAAATCCCAATCAGGTCAACATCGGAACCCAGCTTATGCTGCGCTCCACCGAAAGCAACAGCAACGCATCGATCGCCACGTCGACAACACCTGCTGAACGGCAACCCTTGGCGACCGAGAGCCAGCCCCAAGAGCAGAAGCCAGCTCAGGCCCAGTCAAAAACCGAGAGCGTCAAGCCCACAGCGGCCAATCCGGCGACTGTGAAACCAGAGGCTGCCAAGCCCGCAGCTGCGAAGCCAAAGGTTGTCAAACCCGTCACGACCGCCAAGGCAAGCCAGACAGCCACGACCAACGTTCAGCCGAAGCCTGCCTCCTGGCGCACCTATGGCCCCCTTCAGGTCGACTGGGGTAACTGGCAGTCGATGGGTGGAAGCGAGGTGGCCCCAACACTGAACAGCGATGGACAATCGCTCTACGTGGCTGTGAATTGTTCTGCCAGGAAGATCAATGCCACCGGCGCAAACGGGATGTGGAAAAGCTGGATCGCACCCCAGTCTGAATTCGAGAAGTCGCTCGTGAAGGATCGCTGTACGGCTGCAAAGGGTTGA
- a CDS encoding aldehyde dehydrogenase family protein, producing MVQANAAPHFTETDLGRLRKPVLEGITRPEAWRRAQLQRLRELVTEHEPEILEALRHDLAKPDLEGMAEVVTLLQELKLAERRLRAWMRPRRIPVPLVQKPGRAELIREPLGCVLLIGPWNLPFSLTLWPLVSALAAGNTAVIKPSEHAPATAELIEKLVPKHFQSDVVQVVNGDGAVAAQLVRQRFDHIFFTGGGKIGAKVLEGAAANLTPVTLELGGKNPAIVLPGADLSVTARRLIWGKGFNAGQACIAPDHLLVQAEQRAPLLQAIAEERLKLYGSDPLESKALACLIHDHHFGRLEALLKQAKDEGRVLIGGESDPIRRRIAPTLIAVQDEKDPLMTDELFGPLLPVLEITDLNDAIQRIQKQDKPLALYLFGGDDRDQELVLRSTSSGGVCFNDVLMQCGVPDLPFGGVGASGMGTHHGEAGFRTFSHERSVLRRPFWLDLPQRYPPYTLKPETFRRLLS from the coding sequence ATGGTCCAGGCCAACGCTGCACCACATTTCACCGAAACCGATCTGGGACGCCTGCGTAAACCTGTGTTGGAGGGCATCACCAGGCCGGAAGCCTGGCGTCGTGCACAGCTTCAGCGCCTGCGTGAGCTTGTGACAGAACACGAGCCAGAAATTCTTGAGGCCCTTCGCCATGACCTTGCCAAGCCAGACCTGGAGGGGATGGCAGAGGTTGTGACCTTGCTGCAGGAGCTCAAACTCGCTGAACGGCGACTTCGGGCCTGGATGCGTCCGCGCCGAATCCCTGTTCCATTGGTGCAGAAGCCCGGCCGTGCCGAACTGATCCGCGAACCACTCGGATGCGTGCTGTTGATCGGCCCCTGGAATCTGCCCTTCAGTCTCACCTTATGGCCCCTTGTCAGCGCCCTGGCGGCCGGCAACACCGCGGTGATCAAGCCCTCTGAACATGCGCCGGCAACCGCAGAGCTCATTGAAAAGCTCGTACCCAAGCACTTTCAAAGCGATGTGGTTCAGGTTGTCAACGGCGATGGAGCTGTTGCCGCTCAACTGGTGAGGCAGCGCTTCGATCACATCTTCTTCACTGGCGGAGGAAAGATCGGAGCCAAAGTGCTGGAGGGGGCCGCCGCCAATCTCACACCGGTGACTCTGGAACTCGGAGGCAAAAACCCTGCGATCGTTCTTCCTGGAGCCGATCTGTCCGTCACGGCACGCCGGCTGATCTGGGGAAAGGGTTTCAATGCAGGCCAGGCATGTATCGCACCGGATCATCTGCTGGTCCAAGCGGAGCAGCGTGCACCTCTGCTGCAAGCCATTGCAGAGGAACGGCTGAAGCTCTACGGCAGCGATCCACTCGAATCCAAGGCACTCGCATGCCTGATTCACGACCATCATTTCGGGCGACTGGAGGCATTGCTGAAGCAGGCCAAAGATGAAGGTCGTGTACTGATCGGCGGTGAGTCGGACCCGATCAGACGCCGTATTGCACCGACGCTGATCGCCGTGCAGGACGAAAAGGACCCGCTGATGACCGATGAACTGTTCGGACCACTGCTGCCTGTGCTGGAGATCACCGATCTGAATGACGCCATTCAAAGGATCCAGAAGCAGGACAAACCGCTTGCCCTGTACTTATTTGGCGGTGACGATCGTGACCAGGAGCTTGTACTGCGCAGCACAAGCTCAGGTGGTGTGTGTTTCAACGACGTGTTGATGCAATGTGGCGTCCCCGATCTGCCCTTCGGTGGGGTGGGCGCAAGCGGGATGGGCACCCATCACGGAGAAGCGGGATTCAGAACCTTTTCCCATGAACGATCGGTGCTGCGTCGTCCGTTCTGGCTTGATCTTCCTCAGCGCTATCCGCCTTACACCCTGAAGCCGGAAACATTCCGTCGTTTATTGAGCTGA